A window of Mercenaria mercenaria strain notata chromosome 16, MADL_Memer_1, whole genome shotgun sequence contains these coding sequences:
- the LOC123541323 gene encoding uncharacterized protein LOC123541323: MERYGHKINLETVQKEQLNNYLKQFYAEAQPKITPDRKRKFQDTNLASEYHRNTMKNARAAINRHFRDISRSIDIVRDTVFQEANDILDAKLKSNLKAGLNLPTAHKPIIPPKDLQAIHSYLKANNPIALRYRAWFILSIQFVSRGLEFHPQLNRNSLQIHADEEGREYIHLTHDVKEKQNQSGITNEKRIYAIEGDSENCPVQNLKAFMAHCDPNAEKLFCHVNKLALEAPDVCQIWYNTKPVSTKQFTSFMGDISRNAGLDTRYTAHCLRATATQGLDDAGCEIRHIMFMTGHRNEASVRSYSRGTTTEQKMKMSKILTELSTGSRENSQLNSCAVPVPSSDGPNPTYENKKITMCQQDSGMGMFNPSSCTFSNCTFTLQSSLNTPN; encoded by the exons ATGGagagatatggtcataaaattaaTCTGGAAACTGTCCAAAAGGAGCAACTGAACAACTATCTAAAGCAATTCTATGCAGAAGCTCAACCCAAAATTACACcagacagaaaaagaaaatttcaagacACAAACCTAGCTTCTGAATACCACCGTAACACAATGAAAAATGCACGAGCAGCCATTAACAGACATTTCCGTGACATTAGCCGGAGCATAGATATTGTCCGTGATACTGTTTTTCAGGAGGCAAATGATATTTTagacgcaaaactaaaatctaacctAAAAGCTGGTCTTAACCTACCAACTGCCCACAAACCAATCATTCCACCTAAAGATCTGCAAGCCATACATTCTTATCTGAAAGCGAATAATCCAATAGCACTCAGATACCGAGCCTGGTTCATTCTTAGTATACAGTTTGTATCTCGGGGCCTTGAATTTCACCCACAGTTGAACCGCAACAGCCTTCAAATTCATGCCGACGAGGAAGGCAGAGAGTATATTCATCTCACCCATGacgtaaaagaaaaacaaaatcaaagcGGCATCACAAATGAAAAGAGAATTTATGCCATAGAAGGCGACAGTGAAAATTGTCCTGTACAGAACTTGAAGGCTTTTATGGCGCACTGTGACCCAAATGCTGAAAAGCTGTTTTGCCATGTAAACAAACTAGCTTTGGAGGCTCCAGATGTTTGTCAGATTTGGTACAACACTAAACCTGTCAGCACCAAACAATTCACCAGTTTTATGGGCGACATTTCTAGAAATGCAGGTCTTGACACACG ATACACCGCACACTGCCTTCGTGCTACTGCAACCCAGGGTCTGGATGATGCCGGATGTGAGATCCGGCATATAATGTTTATGACCGGACATCGTAACGAGGCATCTGTTCGGTCGTACAGCAGAGGAACGACAACAGAGCAGAAAATGAAGATGTCTAAAATCCTCACCGAATTATCAACTGGCTCCAGGGAAAATTCTCAGCTAAATTCATGTGCAGTTCCGGTTCCCAGTTCGGATGGTCCAAATCCAacctatgaaaataaaaaaatcaccatGTGTCAACAAGATTCCGGAATGGGAATGTTTAATCCGTCTTCGTGCACGTTTAGCAACTGCACATTCACTCTGCAAAGTAGCCTTAATACTCCAAATTAA
- the LOC123540198 gene encoding uncharacterized protein LOC123540198, translating into MSKRKNEDLTEQNKVHGSLKRKKSQDNQELQHPNSSTTEHAAIEETGFSSGICNNELAIGGSIQPFNTELSGTIGPFVRITDTGELCFLTARYIFGPYQPLETFKGTLVYQNIFCGDKTKKLQRICGHVVAAEYSENMDIALVKISKECIPVKFQFIDVKEEQMIQAGLDRTNFPLCGNTSTAMDARGLTSQETETYRLVKVGMATGFTSGIFYLKEGKVMTDEYFFQIQRETANCSLTEFVTYQNQLRVLSNGDGRFAKESDAGAAVYLVDTNNRFHCIGTICRAMEDGALVTPIQDILQHLSRQLGQTLELVTFDSQMATDSFNPYEKAIFDRALKTGKENDRHIRVNIIGFYGQGKTSLTRRLLQDSLDDIESTDGIDVHIRKCKISKGGWETFGAKNEIHELSRRLVAVAHSENVKGTKGNENTEKWEDSLDLTSPLSECKSASLTSLDSDTKNGESSKRTREPENAGGDINIENCNIYTKNRTLLRHFSENLRHNKALQDDELLATIWDFGGQFIYYTTHQIFHSRDAIYLLVFDLNKDLDNVIEDTDFPERQEKMKNSLMFWVNSINAFVGTDDSMEPVIILVGTHKDTFEGDVDAKLEEVKNLFAGTDVRKHIYEQTFAVAIFDTHDNVINDLRSIIHQIGIKKAANKQIPANWIPLEMLLLEERETRIVTFERVKCINAHSDSPIEDVNELKLFLKYHHDKGTLVYFDEEELNEYVILNPQFLVDAFRCIITSKSVCDGSARLYQLWKRMINMAILEQELLNAVLSKNKQFSKFSAIVLKFLKRHRILAEILKMEEIKTPKSVTITRTGNYMIPSFLKACCNSETAEKFIHGKTFSSVILGISLENNIVLSTLYERVTAAAVGIWPPIVFRDQYLVFQNAGYFLLDFQHTGKITKVEGKGLELMVIKLVPSKEDLAVISDGFRRYVEMVVRQEFRKLHDDPRNDPFSHYIKCNHTEHNGKGSTLSHVFEEIKGKKKVCCPDYENHSIQVRQADDEWFQKETLSENKQKLADRKVTERDLVKIAQAIGSNWKLLAFELDIPADEVDRIEMKNHHAGISTTLFYILKYWMDHNSENAYLSSLIASIQSIGELTVNNDKLRNVIDDF; encoded by the exons ATGTCTAAACGAAAAAACGAAGATTTAACTGAGCAAAACAAAGTTCACGGAAGTCTTAAAAGGAAGAAGTCACAGGACAATCAGGAATTACAACATCCAAATTCCTCTACAACTGAACATGCTGCCATCGAGGAAACGG GGTTTTCAAGTGGGATTTGCAATAACGAACTTGCAATAGGCGGCTCCATACAGCCTTTCAATACAGAACTATCCGGAACAATTGGTCCATTTGTCCGGATAACTGACACTGGAGAATTATGCTTTTTGACGGCAAGGTACATTTTTGGACCCTATCAACCGCTTGAAACTTTCAAAGGGACATTGGTTTATCAGAATATATTTTGCGGGGACAAGACAAAGAAATTGCAGCGGATTTGTGGACATGTAGTTGCAGCTGAGTATAGCGAAAATATGGACATTGCTTTGGTGAAGATATCTAAAGAGTGCATACCTGTTAAGTTCCAGTTTATAGATGTCAAAGAGGAACAGATGATACAAGCAG GCTTGGACAGAACAAATTTTCCTTTGTGTGGAAATACTAGTACAGCAATGGATGCAAGAGGGCTTACATCACAAGAAACAGAAACATACAGACTGGTAAAAGTTGGAATGGCAACTGGGTTCACATCAGGGATATTCTATCTAAAGGAAGGCAAAGTCATGACTGATGAGtacttttttcaaattcaaagGGAGACGGCAAATTGTAGTTTGACCGAATTTGTTACATATCAAAATCAGCTCCGTGTGTTATCCAATGGTGATGGCAGGTTTGCAAAGGAAAGCGATGCAGGAGCAGCAGTTTATCTTGTAGACACAAACAACAGATTTCATTGTATTGGTACGATTTGCCGCGCTATGGAAGATGGTGCACTTGTAACTCCAATTCAGGATATCCTCCAGCATCTTAGTCGTCAACTTGGTCAAACACTAGAACTTGTTACATTCGACTCTCAA ATGGCAACTGATTCCTTTAACCCCTATGAGAAGGCAATTTTTGATCGAGCTTTGAAGACTGGAAAGGAAAATGACAGACACATACGAGTAAACATTATAGGCTTTTATGGACAAGGAAAAACATCTCTCACCAGAAGGTTATTGCAGGACTCATTAGATGATATTGAAAGCACCGATGGTATAGACGTGCATATAAGAAAGTGTAAAATAAGCAAAGGCGGCTGGGAAACATTTGGAGCAAAGAATGAAATTCATGAGCTTTCTCGTCGACTTGTCGCGGTAGCACACTCAGAAAATGTCAAGGGAACAAAAGGCAATGAAAATACCGAAAAGTGGGAAGACAGTTTAGATCTCACATCCCCGCTGAGTGAATGCAAATCAGCGTCACTTACATCACTGGACAGTGATACAAAAAATGGAGAATCGAGCAAACGTACGCGTGAACCTGAAAATGCAGGAGGGGATATAAACATCgaaaattgtaatatttacacaaaaaatagAACACTGTTGAGACATTTTTCTGAAAACCTACGTCACAATAAAGCCTTACAAGACGATGAGCTGCTGGCAACTATTTGGGATTTTGGAGGACAGTTTATTTATTACACAACACACCAGATATTTCATTCAAGAGATGCAATATATCTGTTGGTGTTTGACCTAAATAAAGATCTAGATAACGTTATAGAAGATACAGACTTCCCTGAGAGACAGGAAAAGATGAAAAACAGTTTGATGTTTTGGGTGAATTCCATTAATGCCTTTGTTGGCACAGACGATAGCATGGAACCTGTCATCATCCTCGTAGGAACACACAAAGATACGTTCGAAGGTGATGTAGACGCCAAATTAGAAGAAGTTAAAAATCTATTTGCTGGCACAGATGTACGAAAACATATTTATGAACAGACATTTGCTGTCGCTATTTTTGACACGCATGATAATGTAATTAATGActtgcgcagtataattcatcaGATCGGAATCAAAAAGGCAGCAAATAAACAAATACCAGCTAACTGGATTCCATTAGAAATGTTACTGTTAGAAGAGAGAGAAACACGTATAGTTACATTTGAAAGGGTAAAATGTATAAATGCTCATTCTGATTCGCCAATAGAAGACGTGAATGAGTTAAAGCTCTTCCTGAAGTACCATCATGATAAGGGGactcttgtttattttgatgaAGAAGAACTGAATGAATATGTCATATTAAATCCTCAATTTCTTGTGGATGCATTTCGATGCATCATTACATCTAAATCAGTCTGTGACGGAAGTGCTAGGCTGTATCAGCTTTGGAAGAGAATGATAAATATGGCCATTTTAGAACAGGAATTACTAAACGCTGTTTTGAGTAAGAACAAACAGTTCTCCAAGTTTTCCGCAATTGTACTTAAGTTTTTGAAAAGGCACAGAATTTTAGCAGAGATTCTTAAAATGGAAGAAATCAAAACTCCGAAATCAGTCACAATAACTAGAACTGGAAATTACATGATACCAAGTTTTTTGAAAGCTTGTTGTAATAGCGAAACGGCTGAAAAATTTATTCACGGTAAAACGTTTTCTAGTGTTATTCTTGGGATATCGCTGGAAAACAATATCGTGCTAAGTACTCTTTATGAAAGAGTTACAGCTGCTGCAGTCGGAATATGGCCTCCAATAGTCTTCCGAGATCAGTATTTAGTTTTCCAGAATGCAGGTTACTTTCTGCTAGATTTCCAACATACAGGGAAGATCACAAAGGTGGAAGGAAAGGGTCTCGAATTGATGGTAATAAAACTGGTTCCATCAAAAGAGGATTTAGCGGTTATAAGTGACGGTTTTCGAAGATATGTGGAGATGGTCGTGCGTCAAGAATTTAGAAAACTTCATGATGACCCAAGAAATGATCCATTTAGTCATTATATTAAATGCAACCATACCGAACATAATGGCAAAGGAAGTACGTTGTCTCATGTATTTGaagaaatcaaaggaaaaaagaaagtttgttgTCCTGATTATGAAAACCATAGCATACAGGTTAGACAAGCAGATGATGAATGGTTTCAGAAAGAAACATtatcagaaaacaaacaaaaacttgctGATCGTAAAGTGACAGAGAGAGATTTAGTGAAGATAGCACAAGCGATCGGTTCCAACTGGAAGCTTCTTGCGTTTGAACTAGATATTCCCGCAGATGAGGTTGACAGGATTGAAATGAAAAATCATCATGCTGGAATTTCAACAACGCTTTTCTACATTCTCAAATATTGGATGGACCATAATTCCGAGAATGCGTATTTGTCAAGTTTAATAGCATCAATACAAAGTATTGGCGAGCTTACAGTGAACAACGATAAATTAAGAAATGTAATTGATGATTTCTGA